A single region of the Drosophila takahashii strain IR98-3 E-12201 chromosome 2R, DtakHiC1v2, whole genome shotgun sequence genome encodes:
- the Ice1 gene encoding little elongation complex subunit 1, with product MDLAEFSDFNIDQLLGSSTPLEDGLVAPYKQLPLPRINQDVRKAKRSRLAERMAQNDELIRQVKQLQVQNKQLADLQSTAQEVTDLYQKEKQQRIELEKRSKQFSERCDELEKQLDAQAQSCENLQDELQVRGLPVDAKDVLSILLQLSQRLGEDSGLLRRDQNILKKLKEHGKTLDISLPTPKSPNPRSKRKSHQPGVNQSTQTDGEPKPQLCSVAVQVEGLIETRNQGTQHKNTTTTRGTTTASFIRQHDVGTCFPEPKPLPNVRQILDEMLSWRDDLVIEPMSPLSEEAEHLPATASVATCTTLCDIHREIDFLSDLSSQIKVSSSRPPSRTMLDSVKQEEARSSRELAKELLNFLPQNQSCLANLPPQAFEELWQVFGQMVLGLLQRRSNPSVSQADFTSWLYELYEGTQSQTEQTCASKRDFATSTECLAVGTDSLIESPNISHGGDVTPIRLPSKPKERKRKSKKRKAVSVPSPEIPKRNCLEMEAECLKTNNQSEEVEVEHEQKPETAIQFLSNLKTFNMANCDNLDLELDEEELYLLQLTSNAKKQENVEIIRDEVPEDFESPAEDSEFLQPENSNTNSITAVQRAKDSSLKDDDGKQAEVKLINTTVDSEINTFKKPEVQSEIKKKMKSPTEFSPIEDISSLPSFCESESDVTSNARKEILTEKRSYSDLNACENLLPTSTKRSDSPLLTSDSNLDRSRIKSPEDPVPPKEPESLLNQEDCDVFPTATTTQFSTFSDSDLESELSDDEISPELSESEDDSEKEQKDTKKPTNASLFGSDSDSDGSEDVHEKDSTEAEGEPESKELEHKVPKNQTDSLEYELHSNAAEEQPFEDPVDKKEDAVSIASLPLPTETIKQPLLLENPKPVLKVKDNTQSEEQISSYDSQNSSDDSADEHSLVIDEPVSTKPPEEPPSPPLVPMKRKRTQSEMKTPSPPGEVRLTRQRAKQLLGEQKSSSDKGLSLVDQIRKQLKQAFTDSEPLTNNSKLELKPIEPEGQRAKKAHVEQEPIKQVYTFSEESPASPVSEPIEDPVIPPTEIPLEQSAITREDGQPKSLLQHVIERDKGMAKFKQAKRKTLGKLQPQLCASIGKYLEETMQLESSCSDLALDIFKVTKDEAVIVNAMVTVICKIGTDDKPVERLLNALKYFNFSQRFLAELEERLFRNTKERPAPELALKYVKLYLKAVGLQATMSVRYANPARLLLAKILYHFDQHMAPLVLELLRQFPTVLPHREQRNYDNSDPLITVIKHLLMSRQYDMQDPEGPERLLLSKLRFEYHYQPFEPNKQQVLDNLVGKLKAGRVEQLGYAFALFCKRAAHLKVVDSVLGEHLMPLAISYCDLAAQNHAYDTRLIHLLHCISLVLKPLPLETDISAFVGFLKRLLVAVPRSGVQLAAVQACLRLQRFGFKYTLDALKDYRPNYQMDPLTRSMIRCFAERRRHFRYVAAKGNGKAATAKD from the exons ATGGATTTGGCCGAGTTCTCGGACTTCAATATTGACCAGCTCCTGGGCTCCTCCACACCGCTCGAGGATGGCCTGGTGGCGCCGTACAAGCAGCTACCGCTGCCCAGGATCAACCAGGATGTGCGAAAGGCCAAGCGCAGCCGGCTGGCCGAGCGGATGGCCCAGAATGACGAACTAATCCGCCAGGTGAAACAGCTCCAGGTGCAGAACAAACAGCTGGCGGACCTGCAAAGCACCGCCCAGGAGGTGACGGATCTGTACCAGAAGGAGAAGCAGCAGCGGATCGAGCTGGAAAAGCGCTCCAAGCAGTTCAGCGAGCGATGCGACGAGCTGGAGAAGCAACTGGACGCCCAGGCTCAGAGCTGCGAGAATCTGCAGGACGAGCTGCAGGTGAGGGGACTGCCCGTGGATGCCAAAGATGTGCTGTCCATACTCCTGCAGCTGTCACAGCGACTGGGCGAAGATTCTGGGCTCCTGCGGCGGGATCAGAACATCCTGAAGAAGCTAAAGGAGCACGGCAAGACGCTGGACATAAGTCTGCCCACGCCGAAGAGTCCCAATCCGCGCAGCAAGCGGAAGAGCCATCAGCCAGGGGTCAACCAGTCCACACAAACCGACGGGGAACCCAAACCCCAACTTTGTTCAGTGGCTGTGCAGGTGGAGGGTCTGATAGAGACCCGCAACCAGGGCACGCAGCACAAGAACACCACCACCACGCGGGGCACCACAACGGCCTCGTTCATCCGGCAGCACGATGTGGGCACCTGCTTTCCCGAACCCAAGCCCCTGCCAAATGTGCGGCAGATTCTCGATGAAATGCTCTCGTGGCGGGATGATCTTGTCATTGAGCCCATGAGTCCACTGAGCGAGGAGGCTGAGCATCTGCCAGCCACCGCGAGTGTAGCCACCTGCACCACTCTGTGTGATATACACCGCGAGATTGACTTCTTGTCTGACCTGTCGTCGCAAATTAAGGTGTCCTCGTCACGGCCGCCCTCGCGAACCATGTTGGATAGCGTGAAGCAGGAGGAGGCCAGATCCTCCAGGGAGCTGGCCAAGGAGCTGCTCAACTTCCTACCTCAAAACCAAAGCTGCCTGGCCAATCTGCCGCCGCAGGCCTTCGAGGAGCTGTGGCAGGTCTTTGGCCAAATGGTTCTGGGCCTGCTGCAGCGGCGCTCCAATCCGAGCGTCAGTCAGGCGGATTTCACCAGCTGGCTGTATGAGCTCTATGAGGGCACCCAAAGCCAGACGGAGCAGACTTGCGCCAGTAAGAGAG ATTTCGCCACCAGCACAGAATGCTTGGCTGTTGGAACGGATTCCTTAATTGAGTCGCCGAACATCAGCCACGGCGGAGATGTCACTCCCATTCGCCTGCCCTCCAAGCCCAAAGAACGAAAGCGAAAATCTAAGAAACGCAAAGCGGTTTCAGTACCGAGTCCCGAAATTCCCAAGCGAAACTGTCTGGAAATGGAGGCAGAATGTCTTAAGACAAATAATCAATCAGAAGAAGTAGAAGTGGAGCATGAACAAAAGCCAGAAACGGCAATccaatttttaagtaatttgaaaacttttaacaTGGCCAACTGTGATAATCTCGATTTGGAACTGGATGAGGAAGAACTATATCTGCTTCAGTTGACATCCAACgcgaaaaaacaagagaatgTGGAGATCATAAGGGACGAGGTCCCTGAAGACTTTGAAAGCCCTGCGGAAGACTCAGAGTTCCTACAGCCAGAAAATAGTAATACAAATTCTATAACTGCAGTCCAGAGAGCAAAGGATTCGTCTTTAAAAGATGATGACGGGAAACAAGCTGAAGTAAAGCTCATTAATACAACTGTTGATTCGGAaattaatacttttaaaaaacctGAAGTCCAGTCAGAGATAAAGAAGAAAATGAAGAGTCCAACAGAATTCTCTCCAATTGAAGATATTTCGTCGCTACCATCCTTTTGTGAAAGTGAATCTGATGTGACATCAAATGCGAGGAAAGAAATATTGACGGAGAAGAGGTCATATTCCGATTTGAATGCTTGTGAAAATCTACTGCCTACATCAACAAAAAGATCCGATTCGCCCTTACTCACAAGTGACTCAAATCTGGATAGGAGCAGAATAAAGAGTCCTGAAGATCCTGTTCCTCCCAAAGAGCCCGAGAGCTTATTAAACCAGGAGGATTGTGATGTTTTTCCAACAGCAACCACGACTCAATTCAGTACTTTCAGTGATTCCGATTTGGAATCCGAATTGAGTGATGATGAGATAAGTCCAGAGTTAAGTGAGTCGGAGGATGACAGTGAAAAGGAGCAAAAAGATACCAAAAAGCCTACAAATGCCTCCTTGTTTGGCAgtgattcggattcggatggAAGCGAGGATGTGCATGAAAAGGATTCTACTGAAGCAGAAGGCGAGCCAGAAAGCAAGGAATTAGAGCACAAGGTTCCTAAAAATCAGACAGATTCCCTTGAATATGAGTTACATTCTAATGCTGCTGAAGAGCAACCTTTTGAGGATCCTGTTGATAAAAAAGAAGATGCAGTTTCCATAGCTAGTCTGCCTTTACCCACTGAAACCATAAAGCAACCTTTGCTCTTGGAAAACCCTAAACctgttttaaaagtaaaagacaACACGCAGTCCGAAGAGCAAATAAGCTCTTATGACAGCCAAAACTCAAGTGATGATTCTGCCGACGAGCACAGTCTGGTTATCGATGAACCAGTCTCCACGAAGCCGCCGGAGGAACCACCTTCACCTCCTTTGGTACCCATGAAACGGAAAAGAACGCAAAGTGAAATGAAAACTCCTTCGCCACCGGGAGAAGTTCGTCTAACTCGTCAGAGAGCCAAACAATTGCTGGGCGAACAGAAATCGAGCTCTGATAAAGGTCTTTCACTCGTAGATCAAATAAGGAAGCAGCTAAAACAAGCATTTACTGATTCGGAGCCTTTAACAAATAACTCAAAGCTTGAATTAAAGCCCATTGAGCCAGAAGGGCAAAGGGCTAAGAAGGCACATGTTGAACAAGAGCCCATTAAGCAGGTTTATACCTTCAGCGAAGAGTCACCAGCCTCTCCAGTTTCCGAGCCAATCGAGGATCCTGTCATTCCACCGACCGAAATCCCACTGGAGCAATCTGCCATCACCCGGGAAGATGGGCAACCCAAATCGCTACTACAACATGTGATTGAAAGGGACAAAGGGATGGCCAAGTTCAAACAGGCGAAAAGGAAAACTTTGGGGAAATTGCAGCCTCAGCTTTGCGCCTCAATTGGCAAATATCTTGAGGAAACCATGCAACTGGAGTCCAGCTGCAGTGATTTGGCACTTGATATCTTTAAAGTGACCAAAGATGAGGCTGTGATTGTGAACGCCATGGTAACAGTCATCTGCAAAATTGGCACAGATGATAAACCAGTGGAACGTCTGCTAAATGCCttgaagtatttcaatttCTCGCAGAGATTCCTCGCCGAACTGGAGGAGCGTTTGTTTCGAAACACCAAGGAGCGGCCAGCTCCTGAGTTGGCTCTGAAATACGTAAAGCTCTATTTAAAAGCGGTGGGTCTACAGGCGACTATGTCGGTGAGATATGCGAATCCAGCGAGGCTTCTGCTGGCCAAAATTCTCTATCACTTCGACCAGCATATGGCGCCTCTAGTTTTGGAACTACTGCGTCAGTTTCCAACGGTTCTCCCTCACCGCGAACAGCGGAATTACGACAACTCTGATCCCCTGATCACCGTGATTAAGCACCTGCTGATGAGTCGGCAGTACGACATGCAGGATCCCGAGGGCCCCGAACGACTGCTGCTATCCAAGCTGCGCTTTGAGTATCACTACCAGCCCTTTGAGCCCAACAAACAGCAGGTTTTGGATAATCTGGTGGGCAAACTAAAGGCTGGCCGCGTGGAGCAGCTGGGCTACGCCTTTGCGCTCTTTTGTAAGCGCGCTGCGCATCTCAAAGTGGTGGACAGCGTGCTGGGTGAACACCTAATGCCGCTCGCCATCAGCTACTGCGATCTCGCTGCCCAGAATCATGCGTACGACACCCGGCTCATCCATCTGCTGCACTGCATCTCGCTGGTTTTGAAACCCCTGCCCCTGGAAACGGATATCTCCGCCTTTGTGGGATTCCTGAAGCGCCTGCTAGTGGCAGTGCCACGATCTGGAGTTCAACTGGCGGCAGTGCAGGCCTGTCTGCGCCTACAAAGATTCGGATTCAAGTACACGCTGGATGCCCTGAAGGACTACAGGCCCAACTATCAGATGGATCCGCTAACGCGGTCCATGATTCGATGCTTTGCCGAGCGGCGGAGGCACTTTCGCTACGTAGCGGCcaagggaaatgggaaagctGCCACCGCAAAAGATTAG
- the LOC123002699 gene encoding uncharacterized protein produces MSGVKAGIVVLAFLLIGTSEGSAYLLDGNCAVSRTDPGTFRIAGGTETSTYQNPWMVLVISHNRVNQYRCSGSLITSRFVLTAAHCLIFSYTYVLLGDHQTEDPQIGCPSENCIPKSYLIDVDKKIIHQNYNKRQELKFDIALLRMASEVTFSDYVRPICLLVGEQMEDLSVFKVTGWGKTENQESSQSLLTTTVYKGGRWFCEIKYRLQTDESQICAGSQTSRTCIGDSGGPLSAERSYGGIKRVFQYGFVSYGSMNCTDIGTFSVYTKVSYYMKWIKDRTTVSGSLTSGVGMVPLSESSPLWQTIVMVISLICMAFTITVSAYLYIKQLHSLHGKCFMCYMVALFISHLLLLLNLWNVWELPSISCTTSGLLGYFFVMAAFFWLSVISLDLWNTFSGTSHSLNRYLPEHRFLAYNGFAWGMALAMTCFTIVADQVVDEDWAPRMGTNQCWIYTGDNAALIYFFGPMILLIAFNITMFILTTTRIMKVKKEVRNFAQQKQWNKKLSSDMRTYTFFLWLFIIMSLISSLEIVYFLVRKNESWRSVLKVADYLNWSQGTIIFGFFILRPSTLKLLRERIKGDNNEDPGTKEQISLENKI; encoded by the exons ATGAGTGGTGTCAAAGCGGGAATCGTGGTTCTGGCCTTCCTATTAATTGGGACAAGCGAAGGATCGGCGTACTTGCTTGATGGGAATTGTGCAGTATCAAGGACTGATCCAGGAACTTTTAGGATTGCAGGAGGTACAGAAACAAGTACTTACCAGAATCCATGGATGGTGCTAGTTATCTCGCATAATAGGGTAAATCAATACAGGTGTAGCGGATCTCTTATCACTTCAC GTTTCGTACTTACGGCCGCTCATTGCCTGATCTTTAGTTACACATATGTACTTTTGGGGGATCACCAAACCGAGGATCCACAAATAGGTTGCCCTTCGGAAAATTGCATTCCAAAGTCCTATTTAATAGATgttgataaaaaaattattcaccAAAACTACAACAAGAGACAGGAACTAAAATTCGACATAGCCCTGCTTCGAATGGCAAGCGAAGTGACATTTTCAG acTATGTTAGGCCGATATGCCTACTCGTCGGTGAACAAATGGAAGACCTTTCAGTATTTAAGGTCACTGGGTGGGGTAAAACGGAAAATCAAGAATCCAGTCAGAGTCTTCTAACAACCACAGTATATAAAGGCGGTCGCTGGTTTTGTGAAATAAAGTATAGACTTCAAACTGATGAATCCCAGATATGTGCCGGCAGTCAGACCAGTCGAACATGTATAGGCGACTCGGGAGGCCCATTGAGCGCGGAACGATCCTATGGAGGAATTAAGCGGGTTTTCCAGTATGGTTTTGTTAGCTACGGATCTATGAATTGCACTGATATCGGTACATTTAGTGTGTACACAAAAGTATCATACTATATGAAATGGATCAAGGATCGAACCACAGTATCTGGAAGCCTGACCTCAG GTGTTGGCATGGTTCCCCTCTCTGAATCCTCACCATTGTGGCAGACCATTG TAATGGTAATATCTTTGATATGTATGGCTTTTACGATCACAGTGAGTGCGTACCTGTACATCAAGCAGCTACACAGTTTGCATGGCAAGTGCTTTATGTGCTACATGGTCGCCCTTTTCATAAGTCACCTACTTTTGCTCCTCAACTTGTGGAACGTGTGGGAATTACCGTCGATCTCCTGCACTACATCAG GACTCTTGGGATACTTTTTCGTCATGGCCGCGTTCTTTTGGCTTTCCGTCATCAGTCTGGACCTCTGGAATACGTTCAGTGGGACCTCTCATTCATTGAACCGCTACCTGCCAGAGCATCGATTTCTGGCTTACAACGGATTCGCTTGGGGCATGGCTCTAGCCATGACATGTTTCACCATCGTAGCTGACCAAGTCGTTGATGAGGATTGGGCACCTCGTATGGGCACCAACCAATGTTGGATCTACA CTGGAGATAATGCTGCCTTGATATACTTCTTTGGACCGATGATACTGCTGATTGCATTCAACATAACCATGTTTATCCTGACGACTACTCGCATAATGAAAGTAAAGAAGGAGGTCAGGAACTTTGCCCAACAGAAACAATGGAACAAGAAACTTAGCTCGGATATGCGAAC TTACACGTTCTTCTTGTGGCTCTTCATCATCATGAGTTTGATCTCGAGCTTGGAGATAGTATATTTTCTTGTTAGGAAGAACGAGTCCTGGCGTAGCGTTTTGAAGGTGGCTGACTATCTAAATTGGTCCCAGGGTACCATCATATtcgggttttttattttgaggcCTAGCACTCTTAAACTCTTAAGGGAGCG AATTAAGGGTGACAACAATGAAGACCCTGGCACCAAGGAACAGATCTCGCTTGAGAATAAAATTTGA
- the roh gene encoding uncharacterized protein roh, with product MADKAAAEKPAGRPMRYPYTFSAKIAQFPIKHYIKNQWIWRYYFIAAVACVPVFYKISKLANSPENKKAWAESQAKEHAEHH from the exons ATGGCCGACAAAGCTGCTGCTGAGAAACCCGCCGGACGCCCCATGCGCTATCCGTACACCTTCTCGGCGAAGATAGCCCAATTCCCCATCAAGCACTACATCAAGAACCAGTGGATCTGGCGCTACTACTTCATTGCGGCCGTCGCCTGCGTGCCCGTCTTCTACAAGATCAGCAAATTGG CCAACTCGCCCGAAAACAAGAAGGCATGGGCCGAGTCCCAGGCCAAGGAGCATGCCGAGCACCACTAA
- the eIF2Bdelta gene encoding translation initiation factor eIF2B subunit delta isoform X1 — protein MVLTSEMVLQTDVQTLKTKHKKQRQRNRPRNKRNRLEDNQLTTPTTDSACAMPGTQDAVAPEKSRDQVMAEREAKKLAKQAKKQNKPATPAAPATPATKIITEVEQTTITTKLTTTTTTKVQEKPDSVAPKAAPPAVANGKDAEAGEKSREQIKAEREAKKAAKKAGKGAGAKVEATSQPEKPQVPAKVAPPATEDEQEKKKPALSKAERRAIQEAQRAAKAQGQAKKPQPAGRAPTAPPKESKRESVSPTKAATTSSSPSKCPASSPSGECRVKLFNHLVCAKEDSQFINDPLVHPSIARLGVQYAKRTVVGSNARCIAFLHALRQVVHDFETPAKKEFGRSLDAAVKHHVDHLHKCRPLAVSVSNAYKQFKNQLTQLPADIPETELKELLGHFIDTYIENQIGKAAQAISGFLQEKITDGDVLLTFACSSLIQFICEEAKRRQVAFRVIVVDSRPGCEGQEMLRRLHAHGIPCTYVLINAVGYVMAEATKVLLGAHALLANGYVMARTGTAQVALVANAHNVPVLVCCETHKFSERFQTDAIVYNELSDPNQLVRGDKCQLNNWKAKGKLMPLNLNYDITPPELVSAVVTEVAILPCTSVPVILRIKPDIGY, from the exons ATGGTTTTAACTAGCGAAATGGTGCTACAG ACTGACGTCCAGACCTTGAAGACCAAACACAAGAAGCAAAGGCAACGCAATCGACCGCGCAACAAACGAAATCGCCTGGAAGATAACCAACTAACGACCCCAACCACCGATTCTGCCTGTGCAATGCCCGGAACTCAGGATGCAGTGGCTCCGGAGAAGTCGCGTGACCAAGTAATGGCCGAAAGGGAGGCCAAAAAGCTGGCCAAACAGGCCAAGAAACAGAATAAGCCAGCCACTCCTGCTGCTCCCGCCACTCCGGCCACGAAAATCATCACCGAGGTGGAGCAGACGACCATTACCACCAAGCTGACGACCACGACCACAACCAAAGTCCAGGAGAAACCAGATTCGGTGGCTCCCAAGGCAGCACCGCCGGCGGTGGCCAATGGCAAGGATGCGGAGGCGGGTGAAAAGTCACGGGAACAGATAAAGGCTGAACGAGAGGCCAAAAAGGCGGCTAAGAAAGCTGGCAAAGGAGCTGGAGCCAAAGTGGAGGCCACCAGCCAACCGGAAAAACCTCAAGTACCGGCTAAAGTTGCTCCTCCAGCCACAGAAGACGAACAGGAAAAG AAAAAACCAGCACTCAGCAAGGCGGAGCGACGGGCCATTCAGGAAGCTCAGCGGGCGGCAAAGGCCCAAGGACAGGCTAAGAAACCCCAGCCAGCTGGCCGGGCTCCTACTGCTCCTCCCAAGGAGTCCAAGCGGGAGAGCGTTTCCCCCACGAAAGCGGCCACCACAAGCAGCTCACCCAGCAAATGTCCAGCGAGCTCACCCAGTGGAGAGTGCCGTGTGAAGCTCTTCAATCACCTCGTCTGCGCCAAGGAAGACAGCCAGTTCATCAACGATCCGCTCGTGCATCCGAGCATAGCGCGTTTGGGTGTCCAGTATGCCAAGCGCACGGTGGTCGGCTCAAATGCCCGCTGCATTGCCTTTCTGCACGCCCTGCGCCAGGTGGTTCACGACTTTGAGACGCCCGCCAAGAAGGAGTTCGGTCGCAGCTTGGATGCCGCAGTAAAACACCACGTTGACCATCTGCACAAGTGCCGGCCGCTGGCTGTGTCCGTGTCCAATGCCTACAAACAGTTTAAGAACCAACTAACACAGTTACCAGCGGATATTCCAGAAACGGAG TTAAAGGAGTTGCTGGGTCACTTCATCGATACATATATTGAAAATCAAATCGGCAAGGCAGCGCAGGCGATTAGCGGCTTCCTGCAGGAGAAGATCACCGATGGCGATGTGCTGCTGACCTTTGCCTGCTCCTCCCTCATCCAGTTTATCTGCGAGGAGGCCAAGCGGCGCCAGGTGGCCTTCCGGGTGATTGTGGTTGACTCGCGGCCCGGTTGCGAGGGTCAGGAGATGCTGCGCCGCCTGCACGCCCATGGCATCCCCTGCACCTACGTGCTGATCAACGCCGTGGGCTATGTGATGGCTGAAGCCACCAAGGTGCTGCTCGGCGCCCACGCCCTGCTGGCCAACGGCTATGTAATGGCACGCACGGGCACCGCCCAGGTGGCCCTGGTGGCCAATGCTCACAATGTGCCCGTGCTCGTGTGCTGCGAGACGCACAAATTCAGCGAACGCTTCCAGACGGACGCCATTGTGTACAACGAGCTGAGCGATCCCAATCAACTGGTGCGCGGCGACAAGTGCCAGCTGAACAACTGGAAGGCCAAGGGCAAGCTGATGCCCCTGAACCTCAACTACGACATTACGCCGCCGGAGCTGGTGAGCGCCGTCGTCACCGAAGTGGCCATCCTGCCCTGCACCAGTGTTCCCGTCATTTTGCGCATCAAGCCCGACATTGGCTACTAA
- the eIF2Bdelta gene encoding translation initiation factor eIF2B subunit delta isoform X2 codes for MPGTQDAVAPEKSRDQVMAEREAKKLAKQAKKQNKPATPAAPATPATKIITEVEQTTITTKLTTTTTTKVQEKPDSVAPKAAPPAVANGKDAEAGEKSREQIKAEREAKKAAKKAGKGAGAKVEATSQPEKPQVPAKVAPPATEDEQEKKKPALSKAERRAIQEAQRAAKAQGQAKKPQPAGRAPTAPPKESKRESVSPTKAATTSSSPSKCPASSPSGECRVKLFNHLVCAKEDSQFINDPLVHPSIARLGVQYAKRTVVGSNARCIAFLHALRQVVHDFETPAKKEFGRSLDAAVKHHVDHLHKCRPLAVSVSNAYKQFKNQLTQLPADIPETELKELLGHFIDTYIENQIGKAAQAISGFLQEKITDGDVLLTFACSSLIQFICEEAKRRQVAFRVIVVDSRPGCEGQEMLRRLHAHGIPCTYVLINAVGYVMAEATKVLLGAHALLANGYVMARTGTAQVALVANAHNVPVLVCCETHKFSERFQTDAIVYNELSDPNQLVRGDKCQLNNWKAKGKLMPLNLNYDITPPELVSAVVTEVAILPCTSVPVILRIKPDIGY; via the exons ATGCCCGGAACTCAGGATGCAGTGGCTCCGGAGAAGTCGCGTGACCAAGTAATGGCCGAAAGGGAGGCCAAAAAGCTGGCCAAACAGGCCAAGAAACAGAATAAGCCAGCCACTCCTGCTGCTCCCGCCACTCCGGCCACGAAAATCATCACCGAGGTGGAGCAGACGACCATTACCACCAAGCTGACGACCACGACCACAACCAAAGTCCAGGAGAAACCAGATTCGGTGGCTCCCAAGGCAGCACCGCCGGCGGTGGCCAATGGCAAGGATGCGGAGGCGGGTGAAAAGTCACGGGAACAGATAAAGGCTGAACGAGAGGCCAAAAAGGCGGCTAAGAAAGCTGGCAAAGGAGCTGGAGCCAAAGTGGAGGCCACCAGCCAACCGGAAAAACCTCAAGTACCGGCTAAAGTTGCTCCTCCAGCCACAGAAGACGAACAGGAAAAG AAAAAACCAGCACTCAGCAAGGCGGAGCGACGGGCCATTCAGGAAGCTCAGCGGGCGGCAAAGGCCCAAGGACAGGCTAAGAAACCCCAGCCAGCTGGCCGGGCTCCTACTGCTCCTCCCAAGGAGTCCAAGCGGGAGAGCGTTTCCCCCACGAAAGCGGCCACCACAAGCAGCTCACCCAGCAAATGTCCAGCGAGCTCACCCAGTGGAGAGTGCCGTGTGAAGCTCTTCAATCACCTCGTCTGCGCCAAGGAAGACAGCCAGTTCATCAACGATCCGCTCGTGCATCCGAGCATAGCGCGTTTGGGTGTCCAGTATGCCAAGCGCACGGTGGTCGGCTCAAATGCCCGCTGCATTGCCTTTCTGCACGCCCTGCGCCAGGTGGTTCACGACTTTGAGACGCCCGCCAAGAAGGAGTTCGGTCGCAGCTTGGATGCCGCAGTAAAACACCACGTTGACCATCTGCACAAGTGCCGGCCGCTGGCTGTGTCCGTGTCCAATGCCTACAAACAGTTTAAGAACCAACTAACACAGTTACCAGCGGATATTCCAGAAACGGAG TTAAAGGAGTTGCTGGGTCACTTCATCGATACATATATTGAAAATCAAATCGGCAAGGCAGCGCAGGCGATTAGCGGCTTCCTGCAGGAGAAGATCACCGATGGCGATGTGCTGCTGACCTTTGCCTGCTCCTCCCTCATCCAGTTTATCTGCGAGGAGGCCAAGCGGCGCCAGGTGGCCTTCCGGGTGATTGTGGTTGACTCGCGGCCCGGTTGCGAGGGTCAGGAGATGCTGCGCCGCCTGCACGCCCATGGCATCCCCTGCACCTACGTGCTGATCAACGCCGTGGGCTATGTGATGGCTGAAGCCACCAAGGTGCTGCTCGGCGCCCACGCCCTGCTGGCCAACGGCTATGTAATGGCACGCACGGGCACCGCCCAGGTGGCCCTGGTGGCCAATGCTCACAATGTGCCCGTGCTCGTGTGCTGCGAGACGCACAAATTCAGCGAACGCTTCCAGACGGACGCCATTGTGTACAACGAGCTGAGCGATCCCAATCAACTGGTGCGCGGCGACAAGTGCCAGCTGAACAACTGGAAGGCCAAGGGCAAGCTGATGCCCCTGAACCTCAACTACGACATTACGCCGCCGGAGCTGGTGAGCGCCGTCGTCACCGAAGTGGCCATCCTGCCCTGCACCAGTGTTCCCGTCATTTTGCGCATCAAGCCCGACATTGGCTACTAA